The Bradyrhizobium oligotrophicum S58 genome contains the following window.
CGATCCCGGCCGCACGTAGTAGGCGACGTCGGCGATCGCGACATGGAGAATGAAGCCGCCGACATTGTTCGGATCGGGATCCGGCTCGGCATGAACGGCGTCGTCGTGATCCTTGGCATCGGGGGGATCGATCGTGACCAGGGGCAGCTCGCGCCAGTCCTCGCGGCCCTTCAGGTTCGCCGGCTGCGCGGCTTCGGCCTCCGCCACGGCCGCCGCGGAGAAATCCATCGGGATCTCGTGGGCGTGGATCGCGATCAGGCTGATCGCCTTCTCGGTCGCGACCGAGCCGTAGCGCTCCTTGACCCGACCGGCGGGCAGGCCGTAGCCGCGGCCGCGCAGCAGGTCGACGCTGATGAGATCGCCGTCCTTGGCGTCCCTGGTATCGCCAGGGGCGATCGAGAGCTCGCGTCCGGCCTGCTTCTTGTCGACGGGGATCAAGCGCCCGCCGCCATTGGGATTGCTCTTGAAGATGCCGAGGACGCGGTTGCGCGCCTGGTCGAGCACTTTCAGTACACGGCCGCGATAGGCGACGCCTTCGGCGTCCTCGACCGGCTCGACGCGGAGCAGGGCGCGATCACCGACGCCGGCGGTGGCGCCTGGCTTGGCGAGGCGAGAGGCATAGATGCGGATGCGCGGCGGCTCGGACTGCTCGGCCTCGTCCCATTCCGCGGGCTTGGCGATCAGTTCGCCGTCGCTGTCACGGCCGGTGATGTCGGCGACCAGCGTCGCCGGCAGCACTGCGGGCTCGATGATGGTCTTGCGGCCGCCCTTCTTGACGGTGCCGTCGGCGACGAGCTCACGCAGCAACTCTTTCAGGGCTGCGCGATCGGCATTCTTCAGGCCGAACTCGCGGGCAATGTCCTTGGTGCCAACCTTGCCCGGATTGGCGCGGATGAAGGCGACGATGGCCTCCCGCGGGGGGAAGCCGATGTCGCGCTTGTTGGTCATTTTCTCATCCGCGGGCCTTGCCGGCGCTCTTCTTGGCAGGCGGCTTTGCCGCAGGCTTCGCCGATGTCTTGGCGGCCTTGGCAACCGGCGCACGCGCCTTGCTGGTGGAGTCTGATTTCGGCTTGGCCGCGGCCTTCTTCGCGACGGCCTTCTTGGCAGGCTTCGGCGAGTCGTCGTCGCCGCCGGCCTTCGGCTTCGCGGCAGCCTTGCTCGGAGCCTTGGCCGGTTTCGCAGCCTTGTCCTTCGTAGCCTTGCCCTTCGCTGGCTTCTTGCCGCCACCCTTGGCGGCGCGCTCGTCGAGCAGGGCGATCGCCTCGGCCAGGGTGATCGTGTCCTTTTCCTTGTCGCCGGGAATGGTGGCGTTGACGCCGCCCGCGGTGACATAGGCGCCGTAGCGACCGGCCTTGACGGCGACGGCGCCGAGCGAAGGATGCTCACCCAAGGCCTTGCCGGGATCGGCACCAAAACGCTTGCTCGGACCCTTGGCGATCTTCTCGGCAATCAAGGTGACCGCGCGGTTGAGGCCGATGTCGAACACCTCGTCGCCGGCCTCCAGGCTCGCATAGGTCTTGTCGTGCTTCACGAACGGTCCGAAGCGGCCGAGCCCCGCCGTGATCGGCAGACCCGTCTCCGGATGCCGGCCGATCTCACGCGGCAGCGACAGCAGCTTCAGCGCCAGCTCGAGATCGACATCCGACGGTTGCGTGCCCTTGGGGATGCCGGCGCGCTTCGGCTTTTCGCCTTCGGCATAATCCTTCTGCTCGCCGAGCTGGATGTAGGGGCCGAAGCGGCCGGCCTTGACGGTCACGTCGCGTCCCGTGTCCGGATCCTGGCCGAGGATGCGATCGGCGGCGGCTTCGCTGTCGGCGGCGAGCGGGCGGGTGTAGCGGCACTCCGGATAGTTGGAGCAGCCGACGAAGGCGCCGAACTTGCCGGCCTTCAGGTTGAGCCGTCCAGTGCCGCAGGTCGGGCATTGCCGGACGTCGCCACCATCCTCGCGCGGCGGATAGATGTGCGGGCCGAGCATCTCGTCGAGCGAGTCGAGCACCTGCGCCACGCGCAGATCCTTGATGTCGTCGACGGCGCCGATGAAGCCGGTCCAGAAATCCTTCAGCACCTGCTGCCAGGCGATCTCGTTGTTGGAGATGCGGTCGAGCTGCTCCTCGAGATCGGCCGTGAAATCATATTCGACGTAGCGGCGGAAGAAGTTCTCCAGGAACGCGATCACGACGCGGCCCTTGTCCTCGCCGTGCAGCCGCTTCTTCTCCAGCTTCACATAGCCGCGGGCCTTGAGCACATCGAGGATCGAGGCATAGGTCGAGGGCCGGCCGATGCCGAGCTCCTCCATGCGCTTGACCAGCGACGCCTCCGAGAAGCGCGGCGGCGGCTCGGTGAAGTGCTGCGTGACCGCGAGGTTCTGGCGCTTGAGCGGATCGTTCGGGCTCATCTGCGGCAGCCGGCGGCTGTCCTCGTCCTCCTCGTCGTCGCGGCCTTCCTGGTAGAGCGCGAGGAAGCCGTCGAACTTGATGACCTGGCCGGTGGCGCGCAGCTCCAGGGTGCGGGCGCCCGCCTTGGCGATGATGTCGACCGTGGTGCGTTCGAGCTCGGCCGACTCCATCTGGCTCGCGATGGTGCGGGTCCAGATCAGCTCGTAGAGCTTGGCCTGGTCGTCATCGAGCCGCTTGCGCAACTCGGCCGGCTTGCGCGACAGGTCGGTCGGACGGATCGCCTCGTGCGCTTCCTGCGCGTTCTTGGCCTTGGCCTGGTACTGGCGCGGGCTGTCCGGCACGTATTTGTTGCCGTAGATCTCGCCGATCACCTTGCGCACCTGCGTGATCGCCTCGGGCGCGATCTGCACGCCGTCGGTTCGCATATAGGTGATGAGACCGGTGGTCTCGCCGCCGATGTCGATGCCTTCATAGAGACGCTGCGCGATGCGCATCGTATGCGCCGGTGCGAAGCCGAGCTTGCGGCTCGCTTCCTGCTGCAGCGTCGAGGTGGTGAAGGGGGCCTGCGGATTGCGCCGCGCCGGCTTGGCGTCGACGGTCGCGACCGTGTAGCTCGCCGCATTCAGCGCCTGCTTGAAGTCTTCGGCCTCGACGCCGGTGCCGATGTCGAGCCGCTGGATCTTCTTGCCGTCGGCGCCGACGAGACGCGCCTCGAAGGTGTCGCCACGCGGCGTCGCCAGGGTTGCAATCAGCGACCAGTATTCGCGCGGTACGAACTTCTCGATCTCGAGCTCGCGATCACAGACCAGCCGCAGCGCAACCGACTGCACGCGCCCCGCCGAGCGGGCGCCCGGCAGCTTGCGCCACAGGACGGGAGAGAGGGTGAAGCCCACGAGGTAATCGAGTGCGCGGCGCGCCATGTAGGCATCGACCAGCGCGCCATCGATCTGGCGCGGATGCTTCATCGCCTCCGAGACGGCCTGCTTGGTGATGGCGTTGAAGACGACGCGCTCGATCTTCTGATCCTTGAGCGCACGTTTCTCCTTCAACACCTCCAGCACGTGCCAGGAAATCGCCTCACCCTCGCGATCAGGGTCGGTGGCGAGAATCAGTCGGTCAGCACCCTTCAGCGATTTGGCGATGTCGTTGAGTCGGCCGGCCGCCTTGGGGTCCACTTCCCAGATCATCCGGAAATTCTCATCCGGATCGACGGAACCGTTCTTGGCCGGAAGGTCGCGGACATGACCGAAAGAGGCCAGAACCTCGTAGGAGGAGCCCAGATACTTATTGATCGTCTTGGCCTTCGCAGGCGACTCCACGATGACGATGTTCATGTATTTCCAATGACTTAGTGGAAGGATTGAAGCCGGTTTCGCGGGATTCGCGCCTGCCTCGTTGACCCGAACATGGGTGGTGAGGCGGTTCCTGTCAAATCGATGGATGTTGAAAGTCGATTGCGTTGACTCGGCGAAGTACCTATCAGGTTGTGAGGAGTGCTATTGGAACCGCGCTCTTTTTATGTTCGTTTCCGTCAAATACCCATGCTGGATGGATTTGTTGGCCAAGGCAGCGGACAAACACGATCCTGACGTTGAAGCGATGGTCGAGGACGCGGACGCCGCGGCGGCGCTCATCGCCGAGGTGACGACGAGCCTCTCCCATCTGGCCCAGCGGCATAACCTCGACATGCTCGACTACCTGCTGCGCATGGCCAATCTCGAGGCGGAGGAGCATCTCCGGTTGCGCAGCCGCCACAGGCTCTGCTGACGCGCGTCGTTCGGCTCATCGCGGCGCGAGGCTGGTCTCCTCGGGCGCCAGCGGCGTACCGTCGTCAGCATAAAGAACCAGCTTGCGGACCGGCCGGCGGTGGGCGCGATCGACCAGGACGGTCGCGATCTCCTCGGGATGCGCGTCGAATTCCTCGCTCCATTGCCGCAGCGCGACCAGGATCGGAAACAGGCCGCGGCCTTTCGCCGTCAGCACGTAGTCGCGATAGGAGCTGCCATCGGAGGCGGGCTCCGTGGCGAGGATGCCGCGATCGACCAGCGCTCGCAGCCGCACGGTAAGGATGTTCTTGGCCATCCCGAGGCTGCGCTGGAAGGCGCTGAAGCGGCGAACGCCGAGAAACGCGTCGCGGATGATGAGGAGCGACCACCAGTCGCCGATCGCATCCAGCGAACGTGCGATCGGGCAGGCGTCGCCTTCGAGGCTGGTGCGTTTGACCATTCACATCGTCCTTCATCCTCTCGCCCGGACGGTGGCGCGTGCCGGACATAGCGCGGCGATCACGGGCTTGTGTGGTTGCATTATAAAACCAATCCGCTATGTGGTCTACATAGTTTAATAATGCAACCATATGGAGACGGGTATGAGGCTTGCGAACAAGACGGCACTGATCACCGGCGGCAGCAGCGGCATCGGGCTCGCGACCGCCCGCCGCTTCGTAGCGGAGGGCGCCAAGGTCGCCATCACCGGGCGCGATGCCGGTCGGCTCGAAGCTGCGGCGCGTGATCTCGGGCCGAACGCGCTGGCTTTGGCCGCCGATGCGACCGACATCGGCGCGACCGAGGCCGCGGTTGCACGCGCTGCAGAGCGCTTCGGCAAGCTCGACATTTTGTTCGCCAATGCCGGCATTCCCGGTGCGACCCCGGCCGGCGCCACTAGGCTTGAGGTGTTCGAGCAGGTGATCCGTACCAATCTGACCGGCGTGTTCTTCACCGTTCAGGCGGCACTGCCTCATCTCAACGACGGCGCGTCGATCATCCTCAACGGCTCGGTGATCTCGGTGCTCGGCAATCCCGGTTATTCGGCCTATGCCGCCAGCAAGGCCGGGGTACGCGCGATGGCGCGGGTGCTGGCGTCAGAACTGTCGCCGCGCGGCATCCGCGTCAACGTGGTCGCGCCGGGCGCGATCCGGACGCCGATCTGGGGTGCCGCGATCGCGACGCCGGAAGCAGAGAAGGCGTTCGAGGCCAGGATTGCCGCGACGACACCACTCGGCCATATCGGTGAGCCCGAGCATATCGCGAGCACCGTGCTGTTCCTTGCGTCCGACGACGCGGCGCACATCCAGGGCCAGGAGCTGTTCGTCGATGGCGGCGCCACGAGCTCGCCGGCCGGCGCGCCGATCTATCGGGGCTAGGGCGTCGAAGACGCTCCGTGGTGTGGCCCGAGGCCCCACCACGGACCTAAGAAGGGTCGCGAACGGGCAGCCTCGCGATGTCAGGCAGCGAGGCCGCCGGCAGTCTGAAGGGCATTCGCCAGCGCCTGCTCGCGCTGCTCTGCGCCGATCTGGACGCCGTCGGCCGCGATGAATTCGAGATCCGTGACGCCGATGAAGCTGAAGACGCTGCGCAGATAGGTCTCCAGGTGTTCGAATGTCGCCATCGGCGTGTCCGCGCCGTAGTGGCCGCCGCGCGAAACGGCGATGATGACGCGCTTGCCGCCGGCCAGCCCCTGCGGGCCGTTCGGGCCATAGCTAAAGGTCTTGCCCCTGACGGCGATGCGGTCGATCCAGGCCTTCAGCTGGCTCGGGATCGAGAAGTTGTACATGGGGGCGCCGATCACGACGATATCGGCCGCAAGGAACTCCTCCAGCGCGGCCTGTCCGGCGGCGACCTCCGCCTTCACGGTGGGATCTTCGACCGGTGCACCGTAGGCAATGGCGACATGCGTTCCGGACAGATGTGACAGCGGCTCGGCTGCGACGTCCCGGTAGGTGACCTCCAGCCCGGGCGTGACCTGGCGGAAGCGGCCGACGATCGCGGCGGAGACCTGACGGCTGACGGAGTTCGGGCCGAGCACGCTGGAGTCGATGTGAAGGAGTTGGGTCATAGGTCAGTCACCTCAGTATTGGTTTGTAACTGGCGCACTATGAGTGACTGTGCTGTAACCCCACAAGAACGCACATTTTTGAAACCCGGTGACATCCGTGACACTTGCGAACAGCGATGATCCCGCCCCGGCGATGCAGCCGGATCACAATGATTGCCGCGGCGTCGCATCGATTCTAGCGCGCGTCGGCGACAAATGGAGCGTGTTCGTCATCATGATGCTGGGCGACGGCCCCAAGCGCTTCAACGAGCTCAAGCGTCTGGTCGGCGGCATCTCGCAGCGCATGCTGACGCTGACCTTGCGCGGTCTCGAGCGCGATGGGCTGGTGACGCGGACCGTGTTTCCGACCATTCCGCCGCGCGTCGATTATGAGCTCACCGACCTCGGGCGGGGATTGTCAGGGCCGGTCAAAGCGCTGGGTGAATGGGCGATGGCGCACCAAGACCAGATCGAGGACTCGCGGATGCGATTCGATCTACGGAATGACCGGCAGTGAGCGCGCGAGCATCGCACGCCTAGATCAGCGACACCATCCCGCCGCCATGGCGCTCCAGGCGGCCGGCCAGCTCGAGCTCGAGCAGCACCATGCGCAGCACAGCGGGCGACAGGCCGCTGATCCGGATCAGGTCGTCGATCGACACCGGGGTTGGGCCGAGCAGGGCGATGATCTGGTCGCGGTCGTGGCTCTCGGGATCGGGGGCGAACAATTCCTCGTCGGGCTCGCGCAGCGACAGTGGCAGCGGCCGTTCCATGATCGGGCCGACGGCCTGGATGATGTCGGCGGCTTCGGTGACCAGGGTGGCGCCCTGCTTGATCAGGTCGTTGGTCCCGGCCGAGCGCGGATCGAGCGGTGATCCCGGCACGGCGAAGACCTCGCGGCCCTGTTCGCCGGCCATCCGCGCGGTGATCAGCGAGCCCGAGCGATGCGCGGCTTCGACGACGACGACGCCGAGCGAGGCGCCTGATATCAGCCGGTTGCGACGGGGAAAGTCGCGGGCCCTCGGCTCGTGCCCGAGCGGCATTTCGGAGATGGCGGCGCCGCTGCCACCGACGATGGCGCCGAGCAGGTCGACATGCTCGGGCGGATAGATCCGGTCGTGGCCGCCGGCGAGCACCGCGACCGTGCCACTGGCGAGGCTCGCGCGATGCGCGGCCTGATCGATGCCGCGGGCCAGCCCGGAAATGACGACGAAGCCGGCATTGCCGAGCTCGTAGGCGAGCTGGCCGGAAAATTTCAGCCCGGCGGCCGAGGCGTTGCGCGAGCCGACGATGGCGATCGTCGGCCGCATCAATGTAGCCAGCGCGCCGCGCACGGCGAGCAGCGGGGGCGCATCCTCGCAGGTGGCGAGGCGAGGCGGATAGCCGTCCTCGTCCGGCGCCCGCAACTGGACGCCCTGCCGTCGGCAGGCTGCGAGTTCGGCCTCGGCTTCGTCGACCGTGCAGATCCGGCCCGCCCTGGCGGCGCCGCCGCGGCGTGCCAGATCCGGCAGACGGTCCAACGCGGCGCGCGCGGTGCCGAAATGGTCGAGCAGCGAGCGAAACGTCCGCGGTCCGACATTGTCGGAGCGGATCAGCCGCAGGCGGTCGCGCCGCTCTATCTCGCTCAGCTCGATGGTGTTGTTGATTGCGTCCACGCCAGTCCCCTCTACGCAGAGGACCAGAATGGAGCAACCGGGAGGCGCAGGGAAGAGGGCGCGCTACGTCAGCGCGGCGTCGCGCAAATCCTCCGCGGCGACGGCCGGCTGCTCGTCCTGGACGGTGAGCGTGGTGCCGGCCGGCGCTTCGCGCAGCCAGCGGTCGGCAGCGTCGCG
Protein-coding sequences here:
- the topA gene encoding type I DNA topoisomerase, encoding MNIVIVESPAKAKTINKYLGSSYEVLASFGHVRDLPAKNGSVDPDENFRMIWEVDPKAAGRLNDIAKSLKGADRLILATDPDREGEAISWHVLEVLKEKRALKDQKIERVVFNAITKQAVSEAMKHPRQIDGALVDAYMARRALDYLVGFTLSPVLWRKLPGARSAGRVQSVALRLVCDRELEIEKFVPREYWSLIATLATPRGDTFEARLVGADGKKIQRLDIGTGVEAEDFKQALNAASYTVATVDAKPARRNPQAPFTTSTLQQEASRKLGFAPAHTMRIAQRLYEGIDIGGETTGLITYMRTDGVQIAPEAITQVRKVIGEIYGNKYVPDSPRQYQAKAKNAQEAHEAIRPTDLSRKPAELRKRLDDDQAKLYELIWTRTIASQMESAELERTTVDIIAKAGARTLELRATGQVIKFDGFLALYQEGRDDEEDEDSRRLPQMSPNDPLKRQNLAVTQHFTEPPPRFSEASLVKRMEELGIGRPSTYASILDVLKARGYVKLEKKRLHGEDKGRVVIAFLENFFRRYVEYDFTADLEEQLDRISNNEIAWQQVLKDFWTGFIGAVDDIKDLRVAQVLDSLDEMLGPHIYPPREDGGDVRQCPTCGTGRLNLKAGKFGAFVGCSNYPECRYTRPLAADSEAAADRILGQDPDTGRDVTVKAGRFGPYIQLGEQKDYAEGEKPKRAGIPKGTQPSDVDLELALKLLSLPREIGRHPETGLPITAGLGRFGPFVKHDKTYASLEAGDEVFDIGLNRAVTLIAEKIAKGPSKRFGADPGKALGEHPSLGAVAVKAGRYGAYVTAGGVNATIPGDKEKDTITLAEAIALLDERAAKGGGKKPAKGKATKDKAAKPAKAPSKAAAKPKAGGDDDSPKPAKKAVAKKAAAKPKSDSTSKARAPVAKAAKTSAKPAAKPPAKKSAGKARG
- the dprA gene encoding DNA-processing protein DprA is translated as MDAINNTIELSEIERRDRLRLIRSDNVGPRTFRSLLDHFGTARAALDRLPDLARRGGAARAGRICTVDEAEAELAACRRQGVQLRAPDEDGYPPRLATCEDAPPLLAVRGALATLMRPTIAIVGSRNASAAGLKFSGQLAYELGNAGFVVISGLARGIDQAAHRASLASGTVAVLAGGHDRIYPPEHVDLLGAIVGGSGAAISEMPLGHEPRARDFPRRNRLISGASLGVVVVEAAHRSGSLITARMAGEQGREVFAVPGSPLDPRSAGTNDLIKQGATLVTEAADIIQAVGPIMERPLPLSLREPDEELFAPDPESHDRDQIIALLGPTPVSIDDLIRISGLSPAVLRMVLLELELAGRLERHGGGMVSLI
- a CDS encoding winged helix-turn-helix transcriptional regulator, translated to MVKRTSLEGDACPIARSLDAIGDWWSLLIIRDAFLGVRRFSAFQRSLGMAKNILTVRLRALVDRGILATEPASDGSSYRDYVLTAKGRGLFPILVALRQWSEEFDAHPEEIATVLVDRAHRRPVRKLVLYADDGTPLAPEETSLAPR
- a CDS encoding glucose 1-dehydrogenase, with the translated sequence MRLANKTALITGGSSGIGLATARRFVAEGAKVAITGRDAGRLEAAARDLGPNALALAADATDIGATEAAVARAAERFGKLDILFANAGIPGATPAGATRLEVFEQVIRTNLTGVFFTVQAALPHLNDGASIILNGSVISVLGNPGYSAYAASKAGVRAMARVLASELSPRGIRVNVVAPGAIRTPIWGAAIATPEAEKAFEARIAATTPLGHIGEPEHIASTVLFLASDDAAHIQGQELFVDGGATSSPAGAPIYRG
- a CDS encoding winged helix-turn-helix transcriptional regulator — translated: MQPDHNDCRGVASILARVGDKWSVFVIMMLGDGPKRFNELKRLVGGISQRMLTLTLRGLERDGLVTRTVFPTIPPRVDYELTDLGRGLSGPVKALGEWAMAHQDQIEDSRMRFDLRNDRQ
- a CDS encoding FMN-dependent NADH-azoreductase; its protein translation is MTQLLHIDSSVLGPNSVSRQVSAAIVGRFRQVTPGLEVTYRDVAAEPLSHLSGTHVAIAYGAPVEDPTVKAEVAAGQAALEEFLAADIVVIGAPMYNFSIPSQLKAWIDRIAVRGKTFSYGPNGPQGLAGGKRVIIAVSRGGHYGADTPMATFEHLETYLRSVFSFIGVTDLEFIAADGVQIGAEQREQALANALQTAGGLAA